The proteins below are encoded in one region of Reichenbachiella sp. 5M10:
- a CDS encoding M3 family metallopeptidase: MKYLLTLLSLVLLMACEPNSTLVMPVPPADNALFRGFNATIDFDSLRAEDFAAATAYQIPKSRLWVQKIHETKDRSFENTMREIDEMYDEISSLYGVIYLMGSTHPDSAIRNAALGEVVVMEKYFNSLSLNDTLYQAVKAYAQTDEAKTLTGPRAKYLTETVQSFERNGFGLDEAGRAQLQVIDDKLSELGNTFGNNIASFEDHLIVDEAGIAGLPEDYKQARQTEDGMYKIDMSYPSVLPFFKYAQSATARQQLFVKFRSRAAESNMAVLDSLILMRTQKAQLLGYDTYAAYRVADRMAKTTQNVWDFENDLVGKVRPKAEADYAELLEVKSTSTGTQASEIDAWSLSYYENILLKDSYQLDGELIKQYFPLDGSIEGLFTITQQLFGVTYRELEDPSVWNDDVRLFEVLQGEQVIGRFYLDFFPRANKYSHAACFPIISGKASDRGRQIPTAALVCNFPKATDDKPSLMLHNQVETLFHEFGHVLHHMLSETELASQSGTSVSRDFVEAPSQIFENWTWNYDALKLFAKHYETGEVLPKALFDKMIRSKNVGSGMNLQRQIYYGMYDFTLYDLKSDGMSTDDVARSLHHKLLLYPFPEGTHLQTSFGHLDGYGASYYGYLWSKVYAQDMFSLFEQNGVLDQETGMRYRESILKPGGSMDENQMLVDFLGRAPQNDAFLKGEGVEISE; this comes from the coding sequence ATGAAATACCTATTGACTCTACTGTCACTGGTGCTTTTGATGGCTTGTGAGCCAAATAGTACGCTAGTGATGCCTGTACCTCCAGCGGACAATGCCCTTTTTAGAGGGTTCAACGCTACCATTGACTTTGATAGTTTGCGAGCAGAGGATTTTGCCGCTGCGACGGCCTATCAGATCCCTAAATCTAGACTTTGGGTACAAAAAATACATGAAACCAAAGACCGCTCTTTCGAAAACACCATGAGAGAGATCGATGAGATGTACGACGAGATATCCAGCCTCTATGGGGTGATCTACCTGATGGGGAGTACGCATCCGGATTCGGCTATTCGCAATGCCGCCTTGGGTGAGGTCGTCGTAATGGAGAAGTACTTCAACAGCCTAAGTCTCAACGACACGCTCTACCAAGCGGTCAAAGCATACGCACAGACCGATGAGGCAAAGACACTGACAGGTCCTCGTGCCAAGTACCTCACGGAGACGGTGCAGAGTTTCGAACGCAACGGGTTTGGCCTGGACGAAGCGGGACGTGCCCAACTCCAAGTAATCGACGACAAACTGTCCGAACTAGGCAATACCTTTGGCAACAATATCGCGTCGTTTGAGGACCATCTGATTGTAGACGAGGCGGGTATCGCGGGGCTACCGGAGGATTATAAGCAGGCACGCCAGACCGAGGACGGGATGTACAAGATCGATATGTCTTACCCGTCGGTATTGCCTTTCTTCAAGTATGCCCAATCTGCAACAGCACGTCAGCAGCTGTTTGTCAAGTTTAGGAGTAGAGCTGCAGAGAGCAACATGGCTGTGCTAGACAGTCTGATACTGATGCGTACGCAAAAGGCCCAACTGCTGGGGTATGATACCTATGCTGCCTACCGTGTGGCAGATCGTATGGCCAAGACCACCCAAAACGTATGGGATTTTGAAAACGACTTGGTGGGCAAGGTTCGCCCCAAGGCAGAGGCGGATTATGCCGAATTGCTAGAAGTGAAGTCTACCAGTACGGGCACCCAAGCCAGTGAGATTGATGCGTGGAGCTTGTCTTACTATGAGAATATTTTGCTCAAGGACTCGTACCAGCTCGATGGGGAGTTGATCAAGCAGTATTTTCCGCTGGACGGGAGTATCGAGGGCTTGTTTACGATCACTCAGCAGTTGTTTGGGGTGACCTACCGCGAGCTCGAGGATCCTTCCGTGTGGAACGACGATGTGCGTCTCTTTGAGGTGCTACAGGGAGAGCAGGTGATCGGGAGGTTCTATTTGGATTTCTTCCCACGTGCCAACAAGTACTCTCATGCGGCGTGCTTTCCGATCATCAGTGGCAAGGCTAGTGACCGGGGACGTCAGATCCCTACGGCAGCTTTGGTGTGCAACTTCCCCAAAGCGACAGACGACAAGCCTTCACTCATGCTGCACAATCAAGTGGAGACTTTGTTTCACGAGTTTGGGCATGTCTTGCACCATATGCTGAGCGAGACAGAGCTAGCCAGCCAGTCTGGGACGAGCGTGTCGCGTGATTTTGTCGAGGCACCGTCGCAGATTTTCGAAAACTGGACGTGGAACTACGACGCTTTGAAGTTATTCGCCAAGCACTATGAGACAGGAGAAGTGCTACCCAAAGCACTCTTTGACAAAATGATTCGGTCCAAAAACGTCGGGTCTGGAATGAATCTACAGCGTCAGATCTACTACGGTATGTATGATTTCACGCTATACGACCTCAAAAGTGACGGCATGTCTACGGACGACGTGGCCCGGTCGCTGCACCACAAACTGTTGCTCTATCCCTTCCCAGAGGGTACACATCTCCAGACGTCTTTTGGACACCTAGACGGCTATGGTGCGAGCTACTATGGATACCTCTGGTCCAAGGTTTATGCACAGGATATGTTTTCGCTCTTCGAGCAAAACGGAGTACTCGATCAAGAGACAGGGATGCGCTACCGTGAGTCGATATTGAAGCCAGGAGGATCTATGGATGAAAACCAGATGTTGGTTGACTTCCTCGGTCGAGCGCCTCAGAATGATGCGTTCCTAAAAGGAGAAGGAGTAGAAATAAGCGAATAA
- the xerA gene encoding site-specific tyrosine recombinase/integron integrase, which translates to MTIQILDRSIALKHLVIGGSRFIGIKFYPDKVIQAMIKSLPGIGWSNFFQMAVLPNNPTNLQEIFDRFKGVAWVNTQYFFLNRPVNHGEVNLSVDDFRKRKPKQGRRYCPEEFYLKLEIRKYSLNTARIYISMFENFMNYYSKEEDLMRLSEMEVKKYMQHLVNQGKSDSYLNQALNAIKFYYEVVKEMPNRFYDIERPIKREPLPKVLGKNEVLAMIKVTHNLKHRCIISLLYSAGLRRAELLNLIPADIESERMMIRVRGGKGGKDRYTLLGRQVLDDLRDYYKKAQPKQYLFEGANGGRYSPTSIMKIVRRAALKAGIAKRVTPHMLRHSFATHLLESGTDLRYIQVLLGHNSSRTTEIYTHVANTNLLGIKNPLDLD; encoded by the coding sequence ATGACAATTCAAATTCTCGATCGATCCATTGCTCTGAAACATCTGGTGATTGGTGGTAGTCGATTTATTGGTATAAAATTTTATCCGGACAAGGTGATTCAGGCGATGATCAAGTCGCTTCCAGGTATCGGATGGAGCAATTTCTTCCAAATGGCCGTGTTGCCCAACAATCCGACTAACCTGCAGGAGATATTCGACAGGTTCAAAGGTGTGGCTTGGGTCAATACTCAATACTTTTTTTTGAACCGTCCGGTCAATCATGGAGAGGTAAATCTCTCTGTAGATGACTTTCGCAAGCGCAAGCCGAAGCAGGGGAGGAGGTACTGTCCAGAGGAGTTTTATCTAAAATTGGAAATCAGAAAATACTCGCTGAACACGGCAAGGATATATATTTCTATGTTCGAAAATTTCATGAATTATTATAGCAAAGAAGAAGACTTGATGCGGCTGAGTGAAATGGAAGTGAAGAAATACATGCAGCACCTGGTGAATCAAGGAAAATCTGACAGTTATCTCAATCAAGCGCTCAATGCTATCAAATTTTACTACGAGGTAGTAAAAGAAATGCCCAATCGATTTTATGACATTGAGCGCCCTATCAAACGAGAGCCATTGCCAAAAGTGTTGGGAAAAAATGAGGTGTTGGCCATGATTAAGGTAACTCACAACTTGAAGCATCGCTGTATAATTAGCCTGTTATATAGTGCAGGTTTGCGCCGGGCTGAGTTGCTCAATCTGATACCAGCAGACATAGAAAGTGAAAGAATGATGATAAGAGTCAGAGGGGGCAAAGGGGGAAAGGATCGCTACACATTGCTTGGCAGGCAAGTACTGGACGACTTGAGAGACTACTATAAAAAGGCCCAGCCCAAGCAGTATTTGTTTGAGGGGGCAAATGGAGGTAGATATAGCCCAACAAGTATCATGAAAATAGTACGTAGGGCTGCCCTGAAAGCAGGTATAGCCAAGCGAGTGACTCCACACATGCTGAGGCACTCCTTTGCCACTCATTTGTTGGAATCTGGCACAGATTTGCGATACATTCAGGTGCTACTGGGGCATAATTCGTCTCGTACTACAGAAATCTACACACATGTAGCGAACACCAATTTATTAGGAATAAAAAATCCATTAGATTTGGATTGA
- a CDS encoding YiiX/YebB-like N1pC/P60 family cysteine hydrolase encodes MKKYSVLITSSIISALLILVTGWIAFGHAMSVAFDFAFIFHLIPFGIGFTGGASILIYLYYLLLWGALSLLISPIIRVFKSSKNKIKFLTISTVPLILLTIIIVYTDYSRNKERDERIAMNNKRDEADFHHLKTGDLLFQKVNKDDSLTSDFDYNNIGIAFIDGDNYALLETTDQVQYVSIRKWVENGKNNEYVAKRLRNADNLLTSLDIQNLTKQVRNNIMKEYDNSNDWSDDKMYNSELIWKLYERTFNIELGTLDTIKTDSVERLEIRPSTIFNSDKLMTVIKK; translated from the coding sequence ATGAAGAAATACTCAGTACTAATTACGAGTAGCATAATTTCAGCACTATTAATTTTAGTGACAGGATGGATTGCATTTGGTCATGCAATGTCCGTAGCATTTGATTTTGCCTTCATTTTTCATCTAATCCCATTTGGAATTGGCTTCACGGGCGGAGCATCTATATTGATTTATCTTTACTATCTCCTATTGTGGGGAGCTCTATCCTTGTTGATTAGCCCAATAATTAGGGTATTTAAATCAAGTAAAAACAAAATAAAGTTCCTGACTATTTCAACCGTACCTTTAATCCTCTTGACAATTATTATTGTGTATACCGACTATTCAAGAAATAAAGAACGGGACGAACGAATAGCAATGAACAATAAAAGAGACGAAGCCGATTTCCATCACCTCAAGACAGGAGATTTGTTATTTCAGAAGGTAAATAAGGACGACTCCTTAACTTCTGACTTTGACTATAATAACATTGGAATTGCATTTATTGACGGTGATAATTATGCACTACTTGAGACTACTGACCAAGTTCAATACGTATCAATTAGAAAATGGGTAGAGAATGGAAAGAACAATGAATATGTTGCGAAAAGGCTTCGAAACGCAGACAATTTGCTTACGAGTTTAGACATTCAAAACCTAACAAAACAAGTTCGGAACAATATCATGAAAGAATACGACAATTCGAATGATTGGTCTGATGATAAAATGTACAATTCAGAACTCATTTGGAAATTATATGAAAGGACTTTTAATATCGAACTTGGTACATTAGACACTATAAAAACTGACTCAGTTGAGAGACTTGAAATCAGACCAAGTACGATTTTTAATTCTGACAAATTAATGACTGTAATAAAAAAATAA
- a CDS encoding DUF1493 family protein: MNTGNYQLEDIYSEIRYFISNEPLNPSTDIFKDLGLVGDDFHELIEQYQKQFNVNMDSYIWYFHADEEGLNFPGALFFKPPYERVTRIPVTPELLLKFANTGTWKLNYPEHQLPSKRYDIQTNTIFGATLLVIIAITLIYNFLVK; the protein is encoded by the coding sequence ATGAACACAGGAAACTACCAACTTGAAGATATATACTCCGAAATTCGTTATTTCATTTCGAACGAACCCTTAAACCCCAGTACAGATATTTTCAAAGATCTGGGTTTGGTTGGAGACGACTTCCACGAACTCATTGAACAATATCAGAAGCAATTTAACGTCAACATGGACTCCTACATTTGGTATTTCCATGCTGATGAAGAAGGACTTAATTTTCCAGGGGCTCTCTTTTTCAAACCACCATATGAACGTGTTACTCGAATTCCTGTAACTCCTGAACTTCTTCTCAAATTTGCAAACACTGGAACATGGAAACTGAATTACCCTGAACATCAACTTCCAAGTAAGAGATATGACATTCAGACAAATACAATCTTTGGAGCGACTTTGTTAGTCATCATTGCAATAACGCTGATTTACAACTTCTTGGTGAAATAA
- a CDS encoding type II toxin-antitoxin system RelE/ParE family toxin, with translation MREIDITTDCLEFIDSQDQRVVDKFFQLIEVIGEVRVVHSNFIKKLESSKFYELRIKAGSEYRVVIFAIDHLNFNECKKAVCLCGFLKKSTKDYTKAIKQAERILEDYLNQNN, from the coding sequence GTGAGAGAAATCGACATTACAACTGATTGTCTAGAATTTATTGACAGCCAAGATCAACGAGTAGTTGATAAATTTTTCCAGCTAATTGAAGTAATTGGCGAAGTAAGAGTCGTTCATTCAAATTTCATAAAGAAACTCGAATCAAGTAAGTTTTATGAACTCCGAATAAAGGCTGGAAGCGAATATAGAGTTGTAATTTTTGCTATCGATCACTTGAATTTCAATGAATGTAAAAAAGCCGTTTGCCTTTGTGGATTTCTAAAAAAATCAACCAAAGATTATACAAAAGCAATTAAACAGGCTGAACGCATTCTTGAGGATTATTTGAACCAAAACAATTGA
- a CDS encoding helix-turn-helix domain-containing protein has protein sequence MKAINAKDLLNERYGKRGTEQREEFREEAFSYYFGEIIKNRRKELNLSQNQLAELIGKQRPYISRIENGEDIRISNLTLVANALNLSIEVTAK, from the coding sequence ATGAAAGCAATAAACGCAAAGGATCTTTTGAACGAACGTTACGGCAAGAGAGGTACGGAACAACGAGAGGAATTTAGAGAAGAAGCTTTCTCATATTATTTTGGAGAGATAATAAAGAACAGAAGAAAGGAACTGAATCTAAGCCAGAATCAACTAGCGGAACTTATTGGAAAACAGCGCCCATATATTTCAAGAATCGAAAACGGCGAAGACATTCGAATATCAAATCTAACGCTAGTGGCAAATGCGCTAAACCTATCAATCGAAGTAACGGCGAAATAA
- a CDS encoding DUF4349 domain-containing protein, with product MKNFFFIIILLFSLSCQNSNQEMYGDVEAEFEDIMEIPMTQQPAPTQKNKSESITKKVVKTGGIDFQSENIRNDYQKIRAILPKYDAYIENENQTKSDQRINYNLTIRVPSIGYDTLYSLLSSFGIRLNNKYSNIEDVTARYYDLKSRITNKKALEQRYVELLKKASLIKDILEIERNLNEVRTDIERLQGQFNYLSKQVNLSTINVSFYEILPYVYDSSQRTGFWARIFSALDNGWQGFLSFLVGVTTLWPFVFLIIAGIYLYRKFRSKRKS from the coding sequence ATGAAAAACTTCTTCTTCATTATCATTTTACTTTTTTCTCTCTCCTGTCAAAATTCCAACCAAGAGATGTATGGTGATGTCGAGGCGGAATTCGAGGACATAATGGAGATACCCATGACTCAACAACCTGCACCAACTCAAAAAAATAAGTCTGAATCAATAACAAAGAAGGTTGTTAAAACAGGTGGTATTGACTTTCAATCAGAGAATATTCGAAATGACTATCAAAAAATCCGAGCAATATTACCAAAATATGATGCTTATATTGAGAATGAAAATCAGACCAAATCAGACCAAAGAATCAATTATAATCTAACTATAAGAGTACCTTCAATTGGATACGACACTCTGTATTCTTTACTTTCAAGCTTTGGAATTCGCCTTAACAATAAGTATTCGAACATTGAAGACGTTACAGCTCGTTATTATGACCTTAAATCTAGAATCACGAACAAAAAAGCCTTAGAACAACGATACGTTGAACTTCTAAAAAAAGCCTCTTTAATCAAAGATATTCTGGAAATTGAACGGAACCTTAATGAAGTGAGAACGGATATCGAACGTCTTCAAGGTCAGTTCAATTATCTTAGTAAGCAGGTTAACCTAAGTACCATTAATGTATCATTCTATGAAATTCTACCTTATGTATATGATTCATCTCAACGAACGGGGTTTTGGGCACGAATTTTCAGCGCTCTAGATAACGGTTGGCAAGGGTTTCTATCATTTTTAGTTGGAGTAACAACGTTATGGCCATTTGTATTTCTAATAATTGCTGGCATTTATCTGTATCGAAAATTTAGAAGCAAACGGAAAAGTTAA
- a CDS encoding Crp/Fnr family transcriptional regulator, with amino-acid sequence MKIKLRQQIEEIVSLTDEEFECVLCHFEQKAFKKHHLIIQQGDYVQHDYFVAKGLMKAASISSEGKEHIIHFAMENWWITDPEAFHYGTKASLSVDCLEDTVVFSLTLENKEKLCRDLQKMEYFFRKKTTAGYIALQKRIMCFISSSASDRYHNLLEQYPDLIQRIPKTMIASYLGVSRETLSRLIPA; translated from the coding sequence ATGAAAATAAAGCTTAGACAGCAGATAGAAGAAATTGTTTCTCTTACTGATGAAGAGTTTGAATGTGTATTATGTCACTTCGAGCAAAAAGCATTTAAAAAACATCACCTCATTATCCAACAGGGCGATTATGTACAACATGACTATTTTGTTGCAAAAGGATTGATGAAAGCTGCTAGTATAAGTTCTGAAGGGAAAGAGCATATAATTCACTTTGCCATGGAAAATTGGTGGATAACCGACCCGGAGGCATTTCATTATGGCACCAAAGCAAGCTTATCTGTAGACTGCCTTGAAGATACAGTCGTTTTTTCCTTAACTCTGGAGAATAAGGAGAAACTGTGTCGTGACTTGCAAAAAATGGAATATTTTTTTCGCAAGAAAACAACCGCGGGATATATTGCATTGCAAAAAAGAATTATGTGTTTTATCAGTAGTAGCGCAAGCGATCGCTATCATAATTTACTAGAGCAATACCCTGACTTGATTCAGCGCATCCCAAAAACAATGATTGCTTCATATTTAGGCGTTTCCAGAGAAACACTTAGTCGCCTAATTCCTGCTTAG
- a CDS encoding aldo/keto reductase — MEYRNLGKSGLKVPVLSYGTGTFGGTNEFFGRWGKTDVKEASKLIDICLERGVNFFDTANVYSQGDSESILGAALSGKRQNSIISTKATFQMGGGPNDQGASRFHLTNALEDSLRRLQTDYIDLYIMHGFDTNTPIEETLRTLEKMVNSGKVRYIGCSNFAAWQLMKSLSVSDRLNLEKYIVYQGYYSVIGRDYEQELMPLVKDQELGLMVWSPLGWGRLTGKIKRNQPVGEGRIKSGGAIGSPPVNDELVYDVVDSLERIALEMDKSIPQVAINWLLQNDTVSSIVIGARNERQLIDNLDSVGWSLLPQHIEELNTLTQPNLLYPHWVGKR, encoded by the coding sequence ATGGAATACAGAAATTTAGGCAAGTCAGGATTAAAAGTACCCGTACTCAGTTACGGAACAGGGACATTCGGTGGTACCAACGAGTTTTTTGGTCGATGGGGTAAAACTGATGTGAAAGAAGCCTCCAAACTCATAGACATATGTTTGGAGCGCGGTGTGAATTTCTTTGATACGGCAAATGTGTACTCTCAGGGAGATTCTGAATCCATTCTCGGTGCAGCTTTATCAGGTAAAAGACAAAACAGTATTATTTCAACAAAGGCAACATTTCAAATGGGAGGAGGGCCAAATGATCAGGGGGCATCACGCTTTCATCTAACAAATGCTTTGGAAGACAGCTTAAGGCGTTTGCAAACAGATTATATTGATTTATACATTATGCATGGGTTTGATACTAATACACCCATTGAGGAGACTTTGCGAACACTGGAAAAAATGGTTAATAGTGGAAAAGTGCGCTACATTGGATGTTCTAATTTTGCAGCATGGCAGCTCATGAAATCTCTGTCAGTTTCTGATAGGTTGAATCTGGAGAAATACATAGTCTACCAAGGTTATTATTCAGTTATTGGTAGGGATTACGAACAAGAATTGATGCCTTTAGTCAAAGACCAAGAATTGGGATTAATGGTATGGAGTCCTTTAGGATGGGGAAGATTAACTGGGAAAATCAAGCGAAATCAGCCTGTTGGTGAAGGAAGAATAAAATCAGGAGGTGCTATTGGTTCCCCTCCTGTTAATGATGAGCTAGTATATGATGTTGTTGATTCACTAGAACGTATTGCCTTAGAAATGGATAAAAGCATTCCTCAAGTTGCCATCAATTGGCTGTTGCAAAATGATACGGTTTCAAGTATAGTTATAGGTGCTAGAAATGAAAGACAACTTATTGATAATTTGGATTCGGTTGGTTGGTCATTACTGCCACAACATATTGAGGAGTTAAATACCTTAACACAGCCTAACCTACTTTATCCGCATTGGGTAGGTAAAAGGTAG
- a CDS encoding IS3 family transposase: MIGKGQLSMSKQCKLLSIHRSGIYYKPKGESELNLKLMRMIDEHYLHHPFKGAGRMHTWLTKDKGMLVSKNRIERLYYRVMGLQAVMPRKHTSRRHKAHKVYPYLLRNLTVERTNQVWAMDITYIPMKKGFMYLTAIIDLYSRYVVNWSVSNSMDAEWCQRCLEEAIETHGKPEIINTDQGSQFTAEVFANFVLGQDIKLSMDGKGRAIDNAFIERLWRSVKYEKLYLNPPKDGMDLYLLIAEYFNYYNMERRHTNIEDQRPIDLYQTTQKQAA; this comes from the coding sequence ATGATAGGCAAGGGTCAATTGAGTATGTCAAAGCAGTGCAAACTGCTGTCCATACACCGTTCAGGGATTTATTATAAGCCCAAAGGGGAATCAGAATTGAACTTAAAGCTAATGCGCATGATTGACGAGCATTATCTGCACCACCCGTTCAAGGGAGCGGGCAGGATGCATACTTGGCTGACCAAAGACAAAGGGATGCTTGTGAGCAAGAATAGGATCGAGCGCCTCTATTATCGGGTGATGGGTTTACAAGCTGTGATGCCAAGGAAACATACGTCCAGACGTCATAAAGCCCACAAGGTGTATCCTTATCTACTTCGTAACCTGACAGTGGAGCGCACCAATCAGGTCTGGGCAATGGACATTACCTACATCCCCATGAAGAAAGGGTTCATGTATTTGACAGCCATTATTGACCTCTACAGTAGGTATGTGGTCAATTGGTCAGTATCTAACTCCATGGATGCAGAATGGTGCCAACGGTGTCTAGAAGAGGCCATAGAGACGCATGGAAAGCCTGAGATTATTAATACCGATCAAGGCTCTCAATTTACTGCCGAAGTCTTCGCCAACTTCGTCTTAGGACAAGACATCAAGTTGAGCATGGACGGTAAAGGCAGAGCTATTGACAATGCCTTTATTGAGCGGTTGTGGAGAAGTGTAAAGTATGAAAAGCTGTACCTCAATCCACCTAAGGACGGTATGGATCTGTACCTACTTATAGCGGAATACTTCAACTACTACAACATGGAAAGAAGGCATACAAATATCGAGGATCAGAGACCGATTGATCTCTATCAAACCACCCAAAAACAGGCCGCCTAA
- a CDS encoding transposase, with translation MTRKKYTSKFKTKVVLEAIKEQSTVAELAQKYELAPLQINLWKREFLANAEGVFEKKGKSKKSQADDEKDQLLKAIGQLKVENDFLKDALR, from the coding sequence ATGACACGCAAGAAGTACACATCAAAATTCAAGACAAAGGTGGTTTTAGAAGCCATCAAAGAGCAATCAACCGTTGCAGAGCTGGCACAGAAATATGAACTGGCCCCTCTACAAATCAATCTCTGGAAAAGAGAGTTTTTAGCCAATGCAGAGGGCGTTTTCGAGAAAAAGGGCAAGAGCAAGAAGTCGCAAGCTGACGATGAAAAGGATCAATTGCTCAAGGCTATCGGTCAGCTAAAAGTGGAAAATGATTTTTTAAAAGACGCCTTGCGGTAA